Proteins from a single region of Thiomicrorhabdus sp. Kp2:
- a CDS encoding YnbE family lipoprotein: MHSPTKQSLLSPYTQKGLIVVFLIEVFAITSITACTPSVQVALPNEPININLNVKIQHEILIKIDKQLDNMFSSSSGLF; this comes from the coding sequence ATGCACTCACCCACAAAACAATCACTTTTATCTCCCTATACCCAAAAGGGATTAATTGTCGTATTCCTTATAGAAGTATTTGCGATTACCTCAATAACAGCCTGTACGCCTTCAGTGCAGGTTGCGTTACCCAATGAACCCATTAACATAAATTTAAATGTCAAGATACAACATGAAATTCTGATTAAAATTGATAAACAACTCGACAATATGTTCAGCAGTTCTAGCGGCTTATTTTAG
- a CDS encoding YdbL family protein — MTFYKSIQILLLSFLLALSSNVWSMNLSTAMNQLGSAKSQGLVGEQTNGYLGVVKNQNNAQDIVQLINNARKEQYQKLAQNHKVPLSEIELLAGKKAIEKTPSGLFIQINGQWIKKP; from the coding sequence ATGACTTTTTATAAATCCATCCAAATATTACTGCTGAGTTTTCTCTTAGCGCTTTCTAGCAATGTATGGTCAATGAACTTGTCAACCGCCATGAATCAACTCGGTTCAGCCAAGTCTCAAGGCCTGGTTGGTGAACAAACCAATGGTTATTTAGGTGTAGTTAAAAACCAAAACAATGCGCAAGATATTGTGCAGTTAATTAACAATGCTCGTAAAGAGCAATATCAAAAGCTGGCTCAAAACCACAAGGTTCCTTTAAGTGAAATTGAACTGTTAGCTGGTAAAAAAGCAATCGAAAAAACGCCCTCTGGCTTATTCATTCAAATAAATGGGCAATGGATAAAAAAACCCTAA
- a CDS encoding DUF2062 domain-containing protein — MHQIGRATKRSTFLNKYFPKFKDRIYWAGDRTSFARAGFIGSFCMMLPVPFQMVLGSVFAYYFRANIPLATALAWITNPLTMWPIWYGGYVFGTWILGTPDLFQASAHITIGSQLWFDEVFPLIWKPFYIGNMILGTVIGALMYTAIAHFHWSSVVAVFKRITLQR; from the coding sequence ATGCATCAAATTGGTAGAGCAACCAAACGCTCTACCTTTTTGAATAAGTATTTTCCAAAATTCAAAGACCGCATCTACTGGGCTGGTGATAGAACCTCCTTTGCACGTGCGGGTTTTATTGGTTCTTTTTGCATGATGCTGCCTGTGCCTTTTCAAATGGTATTAGGTTCGGTTTTTGCCTATTACTTTAGAGCCAATATTCCGCTTGCAACCGCCTTAGCCTGGATTACTAACCCGCTCACCATGTGGCCTATTTGGTATGGCGGTTATGTCTTTGGCACATGGATTTTAGGCACTCCAGACCTGTTTCAAGCCTCTGCACATATCACCATCGGCTCTCAACTTTGGTTTGATGAAGTCTTCCCGCTAATATGGAAACCGTTTTACATTGGCAATATGATTTTAGGCACTGTGATTGGCGCTTTAATGTATACCGCTATTGCGCATTTTCATTGGTCAAGCGTGGTCGCTGTTTTTAAACGTATTACTTTGCAACGTTAA
- a CDS encoding AsmA family protein: MKAFGLILKILAGFIAVIIIAVAVIVATVDPNDYHDEITTLVKKETGRDFKVESMSLSLFPHLGINLESASLSNAEGFSQTPFVSIEKVQLGAAILPLLSQNLEVDTLTLHGLKLNLEKNADGKTNWDDLTKPKEDKSEEIDAEISGHPMDKLASLNFGGIDIQDGSMTWNDEQNQQKVTLENLNFSSGAITFGEFFSIALSGDSKVSNPEIASKLAINLEAKLEKDGQYAIRNLVVSNTTSGKGIPVEKATTKVQLPSFSLENNMLSLTSLAIDYDVIGGKEFPLQTIKGQLNLSDLTGNIENQSFKAKQISLDSDVTGEAIPNGSASITLNTSADIDLKAQTAKLPKFSLKLLDLTANGDVSATQITSDAIVNANLNIAETNLRNLLQQLKVTLPEMSDSKTLTKFAASLGVQFASKTQALKVNKLKLNLDDSELTGNASVSQFDAPNIAYDLALNKINVSRYLPPKKEQPETTPETQGEADAKMELPVELLRKLTINGTIKVGSATYDKLNPKNIVMATKAAKGNLTVNPLKADIFKTQAVVIAGLDVRGKTPKYSVKTNTKNLPIGEVLMAFADTDKLSGTGTLNADVTTSGERVSEFKKNLNGKANVNLVDGAIKGFNLAQSIRDAQAKISGKPSKTQDKEAKTDFSSLVADVTIKDGIVNTNTLSAQAPFMRVNGSGTVDLGKDQLNYLVKTKIVASDKGQGGEDLKDLNGLTIPVKLKGDLTSPSVSLDLASLLEEKAKAEIEKKKDEVVKDVQKKVEDKLKDSLLKGFKF; the protein is encoded by the coding sequence ATGAAAGCGTTTGGTTTAATTCTTAAAATTTTGGCTGGTTTTATAGCTGTAATTATCATTGCTGTAGCCGTAATAGTGGCAACGGTTGATCCAAATGACTACCATGATGAAATCACCACCTTAGTTAAAAAAGAGACTGGACGCGACTTCAAAGTCGAAAGCATGAGTCTTTCACTGTTTCCACACTTAGGAATTAACTTAGAATCCGCCTCTTTAAGTAATGCCGAAGGTTTTAGCCAGACACCTTTCGTTAGCATCGAAAAAGTACAATTAGGCGCCGCAATCCTTCCGTTACTGAGCCAAAATTTAGAAGTCGACACTTTAACCCTGCATGGCCTTAAATTAAACCTAGAAAAAAATGCAGACGGCAAAACCAACTGGGATGATCTCACAAAGCCAAAAGAAGATAAATCAGAAGAAATCGACGCTGAAATTTCTGGCCATCCTATGGATAAATTGGCATCGCTTAACTTTGGTGGTATTGATATTCAAGATGGTTCAATGACTTGGAATGACGAACAAAATCAACAAAAAGTAACCTTAGAAAATCTTAATTTCAGTAGTGGTGCCATCACCTTTGGTGAATTTTTCAGTATCGCGCTTTCTGGCGACAGTAAAGTCAGCAACCCAGAGATTGCTAGCAAACTGGCGATAAACCTAGAAGCTAAACTAGAAAAAGACGGTCAATACGCTATTCGTAACTTGGTGGTGAGTAACACCACCTCTGGGAAAGGAATCCCTGTTGAAAAAGCCACAACCAAAGTTCAACTACCGAGTTTTTCGCTCGAAAACAATATGCTCTCTTTAACCTCTCTTGCTATTGATTATGATGTTATTGGCGGTAAAGAGTTCCCATTACAAACCATAAAAGGCCAATTAAACCTATCTGATTTAACAGGGAATATTGAAAACCAGTCCTTTAAAGCAAAACAAATTTCATTAGATTCAGATGTCACGGGTGAAGCGATTCCCAATGGGAGTGCAAGCATTACACTAAATACCTCCGCAGATATTGATTTAAAAGCACAAACGGCCAAGTTACCAAAATTTTCATTAAAGCTATTAGACTTAACAGCCAATGGCGATGTGAGTGCTACACAAATCACTAGTGATGCTATCGTCAACGCTAATCTAAATATTGCTGAGACAAACTTACGTAATCTACTACAGCAATTAAAAGTAACATTGCCAGAGATGAGCGACAGTAAAACTCTAACCAAGTTTGCCGCTTCTTTAGGTGTGCAGTTTGCATCTAAGACACAAGCACTTAAAGTCAATAAACTTAAACTTAATTTAGATGATAGCGAACTGACAGGTAACGCTTCTGTTAGCCAATTTGACGCCCCCAATATCGCTTACGATTTAGCGTTAAATAAAATCAATGTCAGTCGTTATTTACCGCCTAAAAAAGAGCAACCTGAAACAACACCAGAAACACAAGGTGAAGCCGATGCCAAAATGGAGCTACCTGTTGAGTTACTTCGCAAATTAACCATTAACGGCACCATTAAAGTTGGCAGTGCAACCTATGACAAACTGAACCCAAAAAATATTGTGATGGCCACCAAAGCGGCTAAAGGCAATTTAACGGTTAACCCGTTAAAAGCCGATATTTTCAAAACGCAAGCCGTGGTTATAGCAGGCCTGGATGTAAGAGGGAAAACACCTAAATACAGCGTAAAAACCAATACCAAAAACCTACCAATTGGTGAAGTGCTTATGGCTTTTGCTGATACCGATAAATTGAGTGGTACAGGCACACTGAATGCAGATGTAACCACGTCAGGTGAAAGAGTCTCCGAGTTTAAAAAGAACCTTAATGGTAAAGCAAACGTCAACTTAGTAGATGGCGCAATCAAAGGCTTTAACCTTGCTCAGTCTATTCGAGATGCGCAAGCTAAAATCAGTGGTAAGCCAAGCAAAACACAAGATAAAGAAGCTAAAACAGACTTTAGCTCTCTTGTGGCTGATGTCACCATCAAAGATGGCATAGTCAATACCAACACGCTCTCAGCCCAAGCGCCTTTTATGCGTGTTAATGGCTCTGGTACGGTTGATTTAGGTAAAGACCAACTTAACTACCTGGTTAAAACCAAAATTGTTGCCTCTGATAAAGGTCAAGGCGGTGAAGACTTGAAAGACCTTAACGGTTTAACCATTCCTGTTAAATTAAAAGGCGATTTAACCAGTCCAAGTGTCTCTTTAGACTTAGCCTCTTTACTTGAAGAAAAAGCCAAAGCTGAAATTGAAAAGAAAAAGGACGAAGTCGTAAAAGATGTTCAGAAAAAAGTCGAAGATAAACTAAAAGACTCTCTACTTAAAGGCTTTAAGTTCTAA
- a CDS encoding S8 family serine peptidase has product MARNPMSLSLNKECITCLSKQKLSKTLIALFITTSLTACGGGGGGGTTTTPVIPVNNSLIPVTYPPFPVSTISGTKEQQTVINAQAAWDLGYKGQGITIGVVDSGVNPNHIEFYDDNGNTRINWSDGKSIEYILSSDSIVYTNDYRDIDSPDYHGTHVSSIALGREYGVAPEATLLPVNVFLDNSTAYNIAIHEGANYIASKAPIVNASISGMVNLTTTGGANSELNAYLNTLQSYDVALVNAAGNGGIDGIGDPVGAEHFINYSTAQNLAIQAGIENQVLSAIALNDSGSIASFSNYPGSCSDVTGSPDIACDSTVMSAIQNTFISVPGVSIEAAYGGDTTSTVEYSGTSMATPVVSGSLAVLLSGWNQLTIQQAVDILKTSANNTGVYSDPATYGVGLLDLQAAMTPLGTLKSSSSTTTSYNLGESSVTIPSSLSGLSSLSALKSVAYFDDYNRDFLVDITPAIQIEKTPISWNRFWANSQPGLNTETNFANLTISANFDYHKANSLKNFALYNDKSSILYAQNSSSNFIQSQFAPLTKHFYANNQQDFGNTFAFTQALTANLSIFSSLQEKETPTRVGINETKSLAKLQSVGLNYQVTPHIALNLTSQLRDEQDSLLGMQGSGAFSFGESNLSQINTFALQYSHNGMHIFGQIQNGQLLESNLSNGSYINVKNAELGQLKLGIMRAVGNNSSWGLQTYNYNTLLHSDINLTLPTGMSADGTVESQTVSFKQKRNLNPDTIELFVHLKTSKQSQLQLNAINNPDDSGVGISLYQTF; this is encoded by the coding sequence ATGGCCAGAAACCCAATGAGCCTTTCCTTAAATAAAGAATGCATTACATGCCTATCCAAACAGAAACTATCTAAAACATTGATTGCTCTTTTTATCACCACAAGCCTAACCGCTTGCGGTGGAGGCGGAGGCGGTGGAACTACTACAACCCCAGTTATTCCAGTAAATAATTCACTAATACCCGTAACTTACCCCCCTTTTCCTGTCTCAACAATATCTGGAACCAAAGAGCAGCAAACAGTGATTAATGCACAGGCTGCTTGGGACTTAGGTTATAAAGGCCAAGGCATAACCATTGGTGTTGTTGATTCGGGCGTTAATCCTAATCATATTGAGTTTTATGATGATAATGGAAACACTAGAATCAACTGGAGTGATGGCAAAAGTATAGAATACATTCTTTCATCAGACTCTATTGTTTATACAAATGATTATCGCGACATTGATTCCCCCGACTATCACGGAACACATGTTTCATCCATTGCTTTAGGTCGTGAATACGGAGTCGCTCCTGAAGCAACGCTGTTACCAGTAAATGTCTTTCTAGACAATTCTACCGCCTATAATATTGCCATTCATGAAGGCGCCAACTACATTGCTTCCAAAGCTCCTATTGTCAATGCCTCTATTAGTGGAATGGTTAATTTAACCACCACAGGTGGTGCCAATAGTGAACTAAACGCTTATTTAAATACGCTTCAAAGTTACGATGTAGCATTAGTCAATGCGGCTGGTAATGGTGGAATTGATGGTATAGGTGATCCAGTAGGCGCAGAACATTTTATTAATTATTCCACAGCGCAAAACTTAGCGATTCAAGCGGGTATCGAAAACCAAGTTTTATCTGCTATTGCTTTAAACGATTCTGGAAGTATAGCTAGCTTTTCAAACTACCCTGGAAGCTGTAGTGATGTAACAGGTTCACCTGACATCGCTTGTGACAGCACAGTGATGTCAGCGATACAAAATACGTTTATTTCAGTTCCTGGAGTGAGCATTGAAGCAGCTTATGGCGGTGATACAACAAGCACGGTTGAATATAGTGGAACGTCAATGGCCACCCCAGTTGTCAGCGGCAGTTTGGCAGTATTATTATCGGGCTGGAATCAACTTACTATTCAACAAGCTGTCGATATTTTAAAAACTTCGGCAAATAATACTGGCGTCTATAGCGACCCAGCCACTTATGGCGTCGGCCTGTTAGACTTACAAGCCGCTATGACGCCACTAGGCACGTTAAAATCAAGTTCATCAACCACCACGTCTTATAATTTAGGAGAGTCTAGCGTCACTATTCCCTCTTCATTAAGTGGTTTATCGAGCTTATCGGCACTTAAATCTGTGGCCTATTTTGATGATTATAATCGTGATTTTTTAGTGGATATCACTCCCGCTATTCAAATCGAAAAAACGCCTATTTCCTGGAATCGGTTTTGGGCTAACTCTCAACCTGGGCTCAATACAGAAACTAACTTTGCCAATCTGACAATCTCCGCTAACTTTGATTACCATAAGGCCAATAGCCTAAAAAACTTTGCTCTCTATAATGATAAAAGCTCCATTTTGTACGCCCAAAACAGTTCTTCAAACTTCATACAAAGCCAGTTTGCGCCTTTAACGAAACACTTTTATGCGAATAACCAACAAGATTTTGGAAATACATTCGCCTTTACACAAGCGTTAACAGCGAATCTTTCGATATTCAGTTCTTTGCAAGAAAAAGAAACGCCTACACGAGTTGGAATTAATGAAACCAAGTCGCTGGCCAAATTACAAAGTGTTGGATTAAATTATCAAGTCACACCTCATATCGCCCTAAACCTTACATCTCAATTACGAGATGAACAGGACTCATTATTGGGTATGCAAGGAAGTGGTGCCTTCTCATTTGGTGAGAGTAATCTTAGCCAAATCAATACTTTTGCTTTGCAATACAGTCATAATGGCATGCATATTTTTGGGCAAATCCAAAATGGACAATTGCTTGAATCCAACCTCTCCAATGGCAGTTATATCAATGTCAAAAATGCCGAATTAGGTCAATTAAAACTCGGTATTATGAGAGCAGTCGGAAACAATAGCTCTTGGGGTTTACAGACCTACAACTACAATACCTTATTACATTCAGACATCAACCTAACCTTGCCAACTGGCATGTCTGCTGATGGTACCGTTGAAAGCCAAACAGTGAGTTTTAAGCAAAAACGCAACTTAAACCCAGACACTATTGAACTGTTTGTTCATCTAAAAACTTCTAAACAGTCTCAACTACAACTCAATGCCATTAATAATCCAGATGACTCAGGTGTAGGCATTAGCCTTTATCAAACCTTTTAA
- a CDS encoding SDR family NAD(P)-dependent oxidoreductase, translating to MTNNLNEQTALITGASSGIGKATAEILAKQGIKLILLARREALLKELQADLSPLTKCHIVACDINNHGKLLQALADLPNEFKQIDILINNAGLALGLNPAHETDWIDWQTMINTNCLSLAFLTRQILPGLVKRNHGHIINIGSIAGSYAYKGANVYGATKAFVEQFSSNLRSDLLGTAIRVTNVEPGMLNESEFSLVRFKGNQEQANDVYSGLEPLRSEDIAETIRWILAQPAHININNIEIMPIHQALAGPTTVKNL from the coding sequence ATGACTAATAACCTGAACGAACAAACAGCCCTAATTACTGGCGCCTCTAGCGGGATAGGTAAAGCTACCGCTGAAATCCTTGCTAAACAAGGCATTAAACTGATTTTATTAGCAAGAAGAGAAGCGCTTTTAAAGGAGCTTCAAGCAGACTTATCTCCACTCACCAAATGCCATATTGTCGCTTGCGATATCAATAACCATGGCAAACTGTTACAAGCTTTAGCCGACTTACCCAATGAATTTAAACAGATTGATATTCTTATCAATAATGCAGGATTAGCCTTAGGTTTAAATCCCGCACATGAGACCGACTGGATTGATTGGCAAACCATGATTAACACCAACTGTTTATCTTTAGCGTTTTTAACACGCCAAATCTTACCAGGCCTGGTAAAACGTAATCATGGTCATATTATTAATATCGGTTCTATTGCAGGAAGCTATGCCTATAAGGGCGCTAATGTCTATGGCGCAACCAAGGCCTTTGTGGAACAGTTCTCAAGTAATTTACGTTCTGACTTATTGGGCACAGCCATTCGAGTCACCAACGTAGAACCAGGTATGCTCAATGAAAGTGAATTTTCTTTAGTGCGCTTTAAAGGTAATCAAGAGCAAGCCAATGACGTTTATTCTGGTTTAGAGCCGTTACGCTCTGAAGATATCGCTGAAACGATTCGCTGGATTCTTGCACAACCCGCCCATATCAATATCAACAATATTGAAATCATGCCCATTCATCAAGCACTCGCAGGCCCGACAACCGTAAAAAATCTTTAA
- a CDS encoding DUF924 family protein produces the protein MNSSSHQELLDFWFADEMQPHWFNSTPQIDEEIRKQYEPLWNKAREGRLNNWQNAPDSALALIILLDQLPLNMFRGQAKAFKTEAQSIQVAKHAISRGFDKKIPKSQLMFMYMPLMHSENLADQEQSLKLFTQANLTNNIRFAQHHKELIEKFGRFPHRNTILGRTSTPAELSYLASKEAFTG, from the coding sequence ATGAATAGTAGTTCCCACCAAGAATTACTTGATTTTTGGTTTGCCGATGAGATGCAACCGCACTGGTTCAACTCAACCCCGCAAATAGATGAAGAAATTCGTAAACAGTACGAACCACTTTGGAACAAAGCGAGAGAAGGCCGTCTCAACAATTGGCAAAACGCACCTGATAGCGCTTTAGCCCTAATCATTTTATTAGACCAACTCCCGTTAAATATGTTTCGCGGTCAGGCTAAAGCGTTTAAAACAGAAGCCCAATCTATACAAGTAGCAAAGCATGCCATTAGTCGAGGCTTTGATAAAAAGATTCCTAAATCACAACTCATGTTTATGTATATGCCATTAATGCACAGTGAAAACTTGGCTGACCAAGAACAATCGCTCAAACTTTTTACTCAAGCCAATCTAACCAACAATATTCGCTTTGCTCAACACCATAAAGAATTAATTGAAAAGTTTGGTCGCTTTCCTCATCGGAATACCATTCTTGGTCGAACCAGTACACCAGCAGAGTTGAGTTACCTTGCATCAAAAGAGGCTTTTACTGGATAG
- a CDS encoding APC family permease: MDNNTTLKRTLSLPQMVLYGLGTTVGAGIYALIGELAGISGYLAPTSFLFAAILAGLTALSFAELSCRYPRAAGAALYTQQGFHSHHLTLIIGLLVILAGLVSSAALINAFSGYLNQLIAINNSSSIILVTLLLTSIAVYGIAQSVFLASLITLIEVGGLIWIIFISQGAIAQLPEIGALLIPEFNLTSLSIIFTGTLMAFYAFIGFEDMVDVAEEVQDVKRNLPLAILITLGITTILYMLIMTLAVLSIPPQELAQSSAPLATLFTLHTGKSAEIISLISILAIINGSLIQIIMASRVIYGLSYRHQLPALLSYIHPKTQTPIIATLLAGLTVMTLALIGHLSTLAEITSFLMLIVFSIVNLALWRIKQTEPIIEGCISLPRYVALLAFISSTSFVIISIYSRLA, encoded by the coding sequence ATGGACAATAACACCACTTTAAAACGCACTTTAAGTTTACCTCAAATGGTTCTCTACGGATTGGGAACAACGGTCGGTGCTGGCATTTATGCTTTAATCGGAGAATTGGCGGGCATCTCTGGTTACCTAGCGCCAACCTCTTTTCTTTTTGCTGCAATTCTTGCTGGGCTAACCGCTCTCTCTTTTGCTGAACTTTCATGTCGTTATCCTCGTGCTGCGGGCGCGGCGCTCTATACACAGCAAGGCTTTCACTCTCATCATCTCACTTTGATTATTGGCCTTTTAGTCATTTTGGCAGGCCTGGTCTCTTCTGCAGCGTTAATTAATGCGTTCTCAGGCTATTTGAACCAACTTATTGCTATAAACAACAGTTCATCTATTATTTTGGTTACCTTGCTGTTAACGTCTATTGCGGTTTATGGTATTGCTCAATCAGTTTTTCTCGCTTCGTTAATCACGCTTATTGAAGTGGGCGGATTAATCTGGATTATTTTCATTAGCCAAGGAGCGATAGCGCAGCTTCCAGAGATTGGCGCACTACTCATACCAGAGTTTAATTTAACCAGTCTAAGTATTATTTTTACAGGAACTCTGATGGCTTTTTATGCCTTTATTGGCTTTGAAGACATGGTTGATGTGGCTGAAGAAGTTCAGGATGTAAAACGTAATTTACCCTTAGCTATCCTGATTACATTAGGCATTACGACTATTCTCTATATGCTGATAATGACCTTGGCAGTACTCTCCATTCCTCCACAAGAACTGGCACAAAGCTCAGCGCCTTTAGCCACCTTATTTACCTTGCATACAGGCAAATCTGCTGAAATCATCTCTTTGATTAGTATCTTAGCGATAATCAATGGTTCACTGATTCAAATCATTATGGCTTCCAGAGTCATTTATGGATTAAGTTACCGACACCAGCTCCCCGCTTTATTGAGCTATATCCACCCTAAAACCCAAACCCCAATAATTGCCACGCTTTTAGCTGGATTAACCGTTATGACTCTTGCTTTAATTGGGCACTTATCTACACTGGCCGAAATCACCTCCTTTCTAATGCTCATCGTCTTTTCAATTGTCAACCTAGCCCTATGGCGTATCAAACAAACAGAACCGATTATAGAAGGCTGTATTAGCCTACCTCGTTATGTAGCATTACTTGCTTTTATAAGCAGCACAAGCTTTGTGATTATTTCAATTTATTCACGTCTGGCATAA